One part of the Acidobacteriota bacterium genome encodes these proteins:
- a CDS encoding 2-oxoacid:ferredoxin oxidoreductase subunit beta produces MATAPTEQSRPSRASRPRVNRIGLDAKAYRGSKTTLCAGCGHNAISERIINACYEMGVQPERVIKLSGIGCSSKSPAYFLGQAHGFNAVHGRMPSVGTGALLANHKLVAIGVSGDGDTGAIGIGQFVHLMRRNLPIIYIIEDNGCYGLTKGQFSPTADIGSTLKTGVVNDLPPIDTCALAVELGASFVARSFSGDKKQLSAILKAALSHRGTAMLDVLSPCVTFNDHEGSTKSYAYVKDHDDPLEEMDFVPYFEEIEIDYEPGVTQEVELHDGSRIYLRKLDEDYDPLDKVQALRVLEETRRRGEFATGLIYVEPRKTDFLTALNMVDEPLATLSEARVRPGRAALDEIMEDLR; encoded by the coding sequence GTGGCAACGGCACCAACCGAACAGTCCAGACCATCACGTGCGTCGCGGCCGCGGGTGAACCGGATTGGCCTCGACGCAAAGGCATACCGCGGCTCGAAGACAACGCTTTGCGCCGGCTGTGGCCACAACGCCATCTCGGAGCGGATCATCAACGCCTGTTACGAGATGGGGGTTCAGCCGGAGCGCGTAATCAAGCTTTCGGGCATCGGCTGTTCCAGCAAGAGCCCCGCCTATTTTCTTGGTCAGGCGCACGGGTTCAACGCCGTGCATGGCCGGATGCCGTCGGTCGGCACCGGCGCGCTGCTCGCCAACCACAAGCTTGTGGCGATTGGCGTCAGCGGCGACGGCGACACGGGCGCGATCGGGATCGGCCAGTTCGTCCATCTGATGCGGCGCAACCTGCCGATCATCTACATCATTGAGGACAACGGTTGTTACGGCCTGACCAAGGGCCAGTTCTCTCCCACTGCGGATATCGGGTCGACGTTGAAGACCGGCGTGGTCAACGATCTGCCGCCGATTGACACCTGTGCCCTCGCTGTCGAGCTCGGAGCGTCGTTTGTCGCCCGTTCGTTCTCCGGAGACAAGAAGCAGCTGTCCGCGATCCTGAAGGCGGCGCTCAGTCACCGCGGCACCGCGATGCTGGACGTGCTGTCGCCATGCGTGACGTTCAACGATCACGAGGGTTCGACCAAGAGTTACGCCTACGTCAAGGACCATGACGATCCCCTCGAGGAGATGGACTTCGTCCCGTACTTCGAAGAGATCGAGATCGACTATGAGCCGGGAGTCACGCAGGAGGTGGAGCTGCACGACGGTTCCCGGATTTACCTCCGAAAGCTGGACGAGGACTACGACCCGCTCGACAAGGTGCAGGCGCTGAGGGTTCTTGAGGAGACGCGCCGTCGCGGGGAGTTCGCGACCGGACTCATCTATGTCGAGCCGCGGAAGACCGATTTCCTGACCGCCCTCAACATGGTGGACGAGCCCCTGGCGACACTGTCCGAAGCACGTGTCCGCCCGGGGCGGGCGGCACTCGACGAGATTATGGAGGACCTCCGCTAA
- a CDS encoding nucleoside-diphosphate kinase yields MERTLAIIKPDAVAAGHIGAIVKRIESEGLQIRAIRLVRLSRPDAEGFYAVHRERPFFTSLTTFMSSGPAIVLALEAENAIRRWRDIMGATDPAKAPEGSLRRQFGTSIERNATHGSDASDTAAYELGYFFRGIELG; encoded by the coding sequence ATGGAACGGACGCTCGCCATCATCAAGCCGGACGCTGTCGCGGCTGGGCACATCGGCGCGATCGTGAAGCGGATCGAGTCGGAGGGGCTGCAGATCCGCGCCATACGGCTCGTTCGTCTCTCGCGACCCGACGCCGAGGGGTTCTACGCTGTTCATCGGGAGAGGCCCTTCTTCACGAGCCTGACCACCTTCATGTCGTCCGGTCCGGCGATTGTCCTGGCGCTCGAGGCGGAGAATGCCATACGGCGCTGGCGCGACATCATGGGGGCCACCGATCCGGCTAAGGCGCCGGAGGGCAGTCTGCGGCGGCAGTTCGGAACGTCGATCGAGCGCAACGCCACCCACGGATCGGACGCGTCCGACACAGCGGCGTACGAACTCGGCTACTTCTTCCGCGGCATTGAGCTGGGTTGA
- a CDS encoding dCTP deaminase translates to MSIKSDGWIKRMALEYRMIEPFVEEQVREGVVSYGVSSYGYDIRVADEFKVFTNINTTVIDPKAFDSRSFVDLKADVCIVPPNSFALARTVEYFRIPRDVLTVCLGKSTYARCGIIVNVTPFEPEWEGTATLEISNTTPLPARIYANEGIAQVLFFQSDEVCERSYADKKGKYQAQQQVTLPRI, encoded by the coding sequence ATGAGCATCAAGTCGGATGGCTGGATCAAGCGGATGGCGCTCGAGTACCGCATGATTGAGCCGTTCGTCGAAGAGCAGGTGCGCGAGGGAGTCGTCTCCTATGGCGTCTCCTCCTACGGCTATGACATTCGAGTGGCGGACGAATTCAAGGTCTTCACCAACATCAATACGACGGTGATCGACCCGAAGGCCTTCGATTCGCGGTCGTTTGTCGATCTGAAGGCGGACGTCTGCATCGTGCCGCCCAACTCGTTCGCGCTGGCTCGCACCGTCGAGTACTTTCGCATCCCGCGCGATGTCCTGACCGTCTGCCTGGGAAAGTCGACCTATGCCCGTTGCGGCATCATCGTCAACGTCACGCCGTTCGAGCCCGAGTGGGAGGGGACGGCGACCCTGGAGATCTCCAACACGACCCCGCTACCGGCCCGGATCTACGCCAACGAAGGGATTGCACAGGTGCTTTTCTTTCAGAGCGATGAGGTCTGCGAGCGGTCGTACGCCGACAAGAAGGGTAAGTACCAGGCCCAGCAGCAGGTTACCCTGCCGCGGATCTAG
- a CDS encoding HEAT repeat domain-containing protein, with amino-acid sequence MQKLVEQENAPRVNPLRAAPALAVQFFLIPLAVVGMVVLVYGGFRMLVTTERTPQELLVDVQSGGRERRWPAAYELSRMLADPQTEAQNPELGAAIVQAFTDADGGDPRLRRYLALAIGRLAAPPINAVDELRGALNDPDNETRISVIWALASLGDVGVVADIEAMYASDDAGVRKMAVYALGTLPGSGDHGTLRNALDDPAADVQWNAAVALARHGRDDGITVLRRMLDREYVSRMVTRSAAAEAAIDPVSEVIVSGLQAAATLGAAELRPSVEALSESDANLRVREVAIKTLDVLNQSTRSRTG; translated from the coding sequence ATGCAGAAGCTCGTAGAGCAGGAAAATGCCCCACGTGTGAATCCGCTGCGCGCGGCCCCCGCGCTGGCAGTGCAGTTCTTCCTGATCCCACTCGCCGTCGTCGGCATGGTAGTGCTGGTTTACGGCGGCTTTCGCATGCTGGTAACGACGGAGCGGACCCCACAGGAATTACTGGTCGACGTTCAGTCAGGTGGCCGTGAACGGAGGTGGCCGGCGGCGTACGAGTTGTCCCGGATGTTGGCCGATCCGCAAACCGAAGCACAGAATCCGGAGTTGGGCGCGGCGATCGTTCAGGCCTTCACTGATGCCGATGGTGGCGACCCGCGGTTGCGGCGTTACCTGGCGCTGGCGATCGGAAGGCTCGCCGCTCCGCCCATCAACGCCGTGGACGAACTGCGGGGCGCGCTGAACGACCCGGACAACGAAACCCGGATCAGTGTCATCTGGGCCCTCGCCTCGCTCGGCGACGTGGGTGTCGTGGCGGATATCGAGGCGATGTACGCCTCGGACGATGCCGGCGTTCGAAAAATGGCCGTCTACGCGCTCGGAACGCTGCCGGGAAGCGGAGACCACGGCACGCTCCGGAACGCGTTGGATGATCCGGCGGCCGACGTGCAGTGGAATGCCGCGGTGGCGCTGGCGCGGCATGGCCGGGACGACGGGATCACGGTGCTCCGCCGGATGCTGGATCGCGAGTACGTTTCTCGTATGGTGACGCGCAGCGCAGCGGCGGAGGCAGCCATCGATCCGGTGAGCGAGGTCATCGTGAGCGGCTTGCAGGCAGCAGCGACGCTCGGAGCGGCCGAGTTGCGCCCGTCCGTCGAGGCGTTGAGCGAATCGGACGCCAACCTGCGAGTCCGTGAGGTGGCGATCAAGACCCTGGACGTGTTGAATCAGTCAACGAGGAGCCGGACCGGATGA
- a CDS encoding ubiquinol-cytochrome c reductase iron-sulfur subunit, producing the protein MSPLMGRRGWMGLAWGAFTASTAGCLAATGRFMFPNVLNEPPQQFTIGFPGEYAEGVDERWKDRFGVWVVRTPFDDYHESSGFYALLVTCTHLGCTPNWLSAENKFKCPCHGSGFRPTGINFEGPAPRPLERARIVLAEDGQILIDKARKFQEELGQWTDPEAFLSV; encoded by the coding sequence ATGTCACCGCTGATGGGTCGCCGGGGCTGGATGGGCCTCGCCTGGGGCGCCTTCACAGCGTCAACTGCGGGTTGTCTGGCCGCGACCGGCCGGTTCATGTTCCCCAACGTCCTGAACGAGCCGCCCCAGCAGTTCACTATCGGCTTCCCCGGCGAGTACGCCGAGGGCGTGGACGAAAGGTGGAAGGACCGGTTCGGCGTGTGGGTAGTCCGGACGCCGTTCGACGACTACCACGAGTCGTCCGGCTTCTACGCGCTGCTCGTCACCTGCACGCATCTCGGGTGCACGCCGAACTGGCTCTCTGCGGAGAACAAGTTCAAGTGCCCCTGCCACGGCAGCGGATTCCGTCCCACTGGCATCAACTTCGAGGGACCGGCCCCGCGGCCGCTCGAGCGGGCGCGGATCGTACTGGCGGAAGATGGACAGATCCTGATCGACAAGGCGCGGAAGTTCCAGGAGGAGCTGGGGCAGTGGACCGACCCGGAGGCATTCCTCTCCGTCTAG
- a CDS encoding DUF4405 domain-containing protein: MAKAKTIDPQESALVRFWNWLTETQIWRSVFRHAAPINDRNRVLVMLSNVFLHLHPVRLKKHGVRLRYTWCMGGLSFFLFLVLTFTGLLLMFYYRPTLEYAYSDIVGLREHVPLGIMREMHRWGAHAMVITVWLHMFRVFMTGSYKPPREFNWNVGVIMLVLTLLLSFTGYLLPWDQLAIWAITVGANMARATPFLGYEGPGAAFLAIGDVQLVHAADDARFALLGGTFVGEGALLRFYVLHCVALPLVIGFLMAVHFWRVRKDGGISGPL, encoded by the coding sequence ATGGCCAAGGCGAAAACGATTGATCCGCAGGAAAGCGCGCTGGTGCGCTTCTGGAACTGGCTGACCGAGACGCAGATCTGGAGGTCGGTCTTCCGGCACGCAGCGCCAATCAACGACCGCAACCGCGTGCTGGTAATGCTGTCGAACGTCTTCCTGCATCTGCACCCGGTCCGACTCAAGAAGCATGGCGTCCGCCTGCGCTACACCTGGTGCATGGGAGGGCTGAGCTTCTTCCTCTTCCTCGTACTGACGTTCACCGGCCTGCTGCTGATGTTCTACTACCGGCCAACGCTCGAGTACGCCTACTCGGACATCGTCGGCCTTCGTGAGCACGTGCCGCTCGGCATCATGCGCGAGATGCACCGCTGGGGTGCGCACGCCATGGTAATCACCGTCTGGTTGCACATGTTCCGCGTGTTCATGACGGGCAGCTACAAGCCGCCGCGCGAGTTCAACTGGAACGTTGGCGTCATCATGCTGGTGTTGACGTTGCTGCTGTCGTTTACCGGCTACCTGCTGCCATGGGATCAGCTGGCGATCTGGGCGATCACGGTCGGTGCCAACATGGCGCGCGCGACACCGTTCCTCGGCTATGAGGGGCCGGGCGCCGCTTTCCTCGCAATTGGCGACGTGCAGTTGGTCCACGCCGCCGACGACGCGCGGTTCGCGCTGCTTGGCGGCACATTCGTGGGCGAGGGCGCGCTGCTGCGTTTCTACGTGCTGCACTGTGTGGCGCTCCCCCTGGTAATCGGTTTCCTGATGGCGGTCCACTTCTGGCGCGTCAGAAAGGACGGCGGCATTTCCGGGCCCCTCTAG
- a CDS encoding cytochrome C translates to MREAVLNDQRMAAGDDPIEKQESDRVWVWPDLVYTELISLVLCSAILVVWSIVLEAPIEQPANPANTPNPSKAPWYFLGLQEMLVYFDPWLAGVVLPSLIIVGLMAIPYIDTNPKGNGYYTFNERKAEITIFLFGFVILWSSLIVLGTFLRGPNWNFFGPFEYWDVHKLEALNNVQLSEYLWVRALGTSLPDNILLREGVGIILSIAYVTAVPYLLARTVLKRYYEKMGATRFYVGVFLFLMMLSLPIKMLSRWLINLKYVVSIPEFFFNI, encoded by the coding sequence ATGCGCGAGGCGGTCCTGAATGACCAGCGGATGGCGGCCGGCGACGATCCGATCGAGAAACAGGAATCAGACCGGGTGTGGGTCTGGCCCGATCTCGTCTACACGGAGCTCATTTCGCTCGTGCTCTGTAGCGCCATTCTGGTCGTGTGGTCGATCGTCCTCGAGGCGCCGATCGAGCAGCCGGCCAACCCCGCCAACACACCCAACCCTTCGAAGGCGCCCTGGTACTTCCTTGGCCTTCAGGAGATGCTGGTCTACTTCGATCCATGGCTCGCCGGCGTCGTCCTGCCGAGCCTGATCATCGTCGGGTTGATGGCGATTCCCTATATCGATACCAATCCGAAGGGAAACGGCTACTACACGTTCAATGAACGCAAGGCCGAGATCACCATCTTCCTGTTCGGGTTCGTCATCCTCTGGTCGTCACTCATCGTCCTGGGCACGTTCCTCCGCGGGCCGAACTGGAACTTCTTCGGACCGTTCGAGTACTGGGATGTCCACAAGCTGGAGGCACTCAACAACGTGCAGTTGTCGGAATACTTGTGGGTGCGCGCACTCGGCACGTCGCTGCCCGACAATATCCTGCTTCGGGAGGGAGTCGGCATCATCCTGTCGATCGCTTACGTGACAGCGGTGCCGTATCTCCTGGCCCGCACGGTTCTCAAACGCTACTACGAGAAGATGGGGGCGACGCGTTTCTACGTCGGCGTGTTCCTCTTCCTGATGATGCTGTCGCTGCCGATCAAGATGCTGAGCCGCTGGTTGATCAACCTGAAGTACGTCGTCTCCATACCGGAGTTCTTCTTCAACATCTAG
- a CDS encoding c-type cytochrome → MPDKKSIGHAYNIDFLNVVFATSSLFLFFTTIWMVFDDFDREWKGYQRNFVLLEEYVTSLSLQAAQAGIDQERLQQLNAERAAAEQQLAQNQAQVDGLEAQLADVEADFYRTNQEFNFLKADYDVARYAYEELREEHPEEAVDVRPEIDAMYERWVDLGIQVEELTARRDSLRAQIGEYTGGVTDADNEIRELTAEATRLADLVADLQIDFVGDVLLNAPLLDFMAPSLTVQQTITPNVVDELNFIRFQKMDRCTSCHIAIDREGYEGYPQPYRTHPNLDDYVGSASPHPLAQVGCTVCHEGMGQSIGFIHASHTPGSEDQMHAWEEQYGWEVPHLWDYPMLPTDMTEASCSKCHRETVHVPEAENLNLAYGLYERAGCYACHTTTGFTDLRKPGPDLTKISAKLTPEWVANWIRDPRVVKPSTWMPRVWYNSNTSSPEDAVRNEVEIDAVVAYLYANSGDHTFAVSSPPSGDAGRGEELVNSTGCLACHITEDMNRLAAGARRTFGQPLQNIGNKTSYEWLFDWVRDPRHFSSDTYMPDLRLTDQEAADVATYLATLTGPDGRPAEASYTQADVTETLLDYVRSVLPNAEAQELVGGLSADEQQIELGQRVIGRYGCFSCHDISGFEDAQPIGIELSEEGSKLLPRLDFAFVHDIPHTKVDWFKQKMRDPRSFDRNRVLQPLEKLRMPNYGMSEEEATLFSTAIMSFQTNVQPLAAQVPRSARNDGLREGRNLVRRRNCVACHEIEADGGDYVQLVDDPSVAPPLLTPQGAKVQPDWMYAFFQNPIPIRPWLDVRMPTFDLDDAHWNTAIDYFGAISDTIGEFRSHAELTTADVPREGEELFELLRCQQCHVLDTIPADQPTDNLAPDLRMARERLQPEWIIDWLRAPLEIQPGTRMPMFWTEFPASPYPQLDADGQAQLEAIRDYMLTFRGGPSPLSGN, encoded by the coding sequence ATGCCTGACAAGAAGAGCATCGGACACGCCTACAACATCGATTTCCTGAACGTCGTCTTTGCGACGTCCAGCCTGTTCCTCTTCTTCACGACCATCTGGATGGTCTTCGACGACTTCGATCGGGAGTGGAAGGGCTACCAGCGGAACTTCGTCCTGCTGGAGGAGTACGTTACTTCCCTCAGCCTTCAGGCCGCGCAGGCCGGCATCGATCAGGAGAGGCTGCAGCAGCTCAACGCCGAGCGCGCGGCAGCCGAGCAGCAACTGGCACAGAACCAGGCGCAGGTGGACGGCCTCGAGGCGCAGCTGGCTGACGTCGAGGCGGACTTCTATCGGACGAACCAGGAGTTCAACTTCCTGAAGGCGGACTACGATGTTGCGCGCTACGCCTACGAGGAGTTGCGCGAGGAGCATCCGGAGGAGGCGGTGGATGTCCGTCCCGAGATCGACGCCATGTACGAGCGGTGGGTCGACCTGGGCATCCAGGTCGAGGAGCTGACTGCGCGGCGCGATTCACTGCGCGCGCAGATCGGCGAGTACACCGGCGGTGTGACGGATGCCGACAACGAGATCCGCGAGTTGACGGCGGAGGCGACACGGCTCGCCGATCTCGTTGCGGACCTGCAGATCGACTTCGTCGGCGACGTGTTGCTGAATGCGCCGCTGCTCGACTTCATGGCGCCCAGCCTGACGGTGCAGCAGACGATTACGCCGAACGTGGTCGATGAGCTGAACTTCATCCGCTTCCAGAAGATGGACCGATGCACCTCCTGCCACATCGCGATCGATCGCGAGGGCTACGAGGGGTATCCGCAGCCATATCGGACACACCCGAATCTCGACGATTACGTCGGCAGTGCCTCGCCGCATCCGCTTGCGCAGGTGGGTTGCACTGTCTGCCATGAGGGAATGGGGCAGTCGATCGGCTTCATCCACGCATCGCATACGCCCGGCAGCGAGGACCAGATGCACGCGTGGGAGGAGCAGTACGGTTGGGAAGTGCCGCACCTGTGGGACTATCCGATGCTCCCGACCGATATGACCGAGGCTTCGTGTTCCAAGTGTCACCGTGAGACGGTGCACGTGCCGGAAGCGGAGAACCTGAACCTTGCCTACGGGCTGTATGAGCGGGCCGGGTGCTACGCCTGCCATACGACTACCGGCTTTACCGACTTGCGCAAGCCGGGTCCGGACTTGACGAAGATCTCGGCGAAGCTGACACCAGAGTGGGTGGCGAACTGGATCCGGGATCCCCGGGTCGTAAAGCCCAGCACCTGGATGCCGCGCGTCTGGTACAACTCGAACACCAGTTCACCAGAGGATGCGGTGCGCAACGAGGTGGAGATCGATGCCGTAGTTGCGTACCTCTATGCGAACTCGGGCGACCACACGTTCGCCGTGTCGTCGCCGCCGTCCGGGGACGCGGGCAGGGGTGAAGAGCTGGTCAACTCGACCGGCTGCCTGGCGTGTCACATCACCGAGGACATGAATCGGCTCGCCGCCGGTGCGCGCCGCACGTTCGGTCAGCCGCTGCAGAACATCGGCAACAAGACGAGCTATGAGTGGCTCTTCGACTGGGTGCGTGACCCACGGCACTTCAGTAGCGATACCTACATGCCGGATCTGCGCCTTACCGATCAGGAGGCGGCTGACGTCGCGACGTACCTGGCAACTCTAACCGGTCCGGACGGCCGCCCGGCGGAGGCCAGCTACACCCAGGCGGACGTCACGGAGACGCTGCTTGACTACGTCCGTTCGGTGCTGCCGAACGCCGAGGCGCAGGAATTGGTGGGCGGGTTGTCAGCCGACGAGCAGCAGATCGAGTTGGGGCAGCGTGTGATCGGCCGCTACGGCTGCTTCAGTTGCCACGACATCAGCGGATTCGAGGATGCCCAACCGATCGGGATCGAGCTCTCCGAGGAGGGATCCAAGCTGCTCCCGCGGCTCGACTTCGCTTTCGTCCATGACATCCCGCATACCAAGGTGGACTGGTTCAAGCAGAAGATGCGGGATCCACGCTCGTTCGACCGCAACCGGGTCCTGCAGCCGCTCGAGAAGCTGCGGATGCCGAACTATGGCATGAGCGAGGAAGAGGCGACACTATTCTCCACCGCGATCATGAGCTTCCAGACGAACGTGCAGCCGCTCGCGGCGCAGGTGCCTCGTTCCGCGCGGAACGACGGCTTGCGCGAAGGGCGCAACCTCGTGCGCCGGCGCAACTGCGTGGCGTGCCACGAGATCGAGGCGGACGGAGGCGACTACGTGCAGCTGGTGGACGATCCGTCCGTCGCGCCGCCCTTGCTGACGCCTCAGGGCGCCAAGGTGCAGCCGGACTGGATGTACGCGTTCTTCCAGAATCCGATCCCGATCCGCCCATGGCTTGACGTCCGCATGCCGACGTTCGATCTGGACGACGCGCACTGGAACACGGCGATCGACTACTTCGGTGCGATCTCCGACACTATCGGCGAGTTCCGGTCGCACGCGGAGCTGACTACTGCCGACGTGCCGCGCGAGGGAGAAGAACTGTTTGAACTGCTGCGCTGCCAGCAGTGCCATGTGCTCGATACCATTCCGGCCGATCAGCCGACCGACAATCTGGCGCCGGACCTGCGGATGGCGCGCGAGCGATTGCAGCCGGAATGGATCATCGATTGGCTCCGAGCCCCACTGGAGATCCAGCCCGGTACGCGGATGCCGATGTTCTGGACTGAATTCCCGGCGTCGCCCTATCCGCAACTCGACGCCGACGGCCAGGCGCAGTTGGAAGCCATCCGCGATTACATGCTGACGTTCCGCGGCGGGCCCAGCCCGCTCAGCGGGAACTAG
- a CDS encoding nicotinamidase: protein MTERTRQALLVVDVQNDFCSGGALAVPGGDCVVPLINRLTAAYASAGASIFASRDWHPAGSSHFTEGGGVWPVHCVAGTNGAAFHPGLALPPETAVVSKGTAPDTDGYSAFEGTTASGERLGQALDLHGVEHLTVCGLATDYCVRASVLDACRQGLRVSVVSDAIAAVNLNAEDGPQAIEEMRAAGAEFVETDAAVASVPSQEQASG, encoded by the coding sequence ATGACTGAACGGACCCGACAGGCGCTCCTGGTGGTGGATGTGCAGAACGACTTCTGCTCGGGAGGCGCCCTCGCAGTACCGGGGGGCGACTGCGTGGTCCCGCTCATTAATCGCCTGACGGCGGCTTATGCCTCGGCTGGCGCCTCGATCTTCGCGTCGCGCGACTGGCATCCGGCCGGGTCGTCCCACTTCACGGAAGGCGGCGGGGTATGGCCCGTTCATTGTGTGGCAGGAACCAACGGCGCCGCATTCCATCCGGGACTGGCCCTGCCACCCGAGACTGCGGTGGTCAGCAAGGGAACTGCGCCCGACACCGACGGCTACTCGGCCTTCGAAGGGACGACGGCCTCCGGCGAGCGCCTGGGCCAGGCTCTCGACCTGCACGGAGTCGAACACCTGACGGTCTGCGGGTTGGCGACCGACTACTGCGTTCGGGCGTCGGTTCTCGACGCCTGCCGACAGGGGTTGCGGGTGTCGGTCGTGTCGGACGCCATCGCAGCTGTCAACCTGAATGCGGAAGACGGCCCCCAGGCAATCGAAGAGATGCGCGCCGCCGGCGCGGAGTTCGTCGAAACGGACGCGGCAGTAGCCTCTGTACCCAGCCAGGAGCAAGCTTCCGGCTAG
- a CDS encoding nicotinate phosphoribosyltransferase has product MATGLSTDLYQLTMAAGYFEGDVGAVASFELFVRELPPERGYLVAAGLDQALTYLEEFRFTADEVEFLRTVPTLHGAPARFFDDYLPSCRFTGDVWAVAEGTPVFPNEPLIRVTAPIIEAQIVETALLATVLFQTAVASRASRIVRAAANRPVFEFGTRRAHGLESGLLAARAACIGGCAGTSNVEAGRAFDLLLSGTMAHSWVMMHATEREAFERFARLYGDQAILLIDTYGPIRAVDRIVEAGLTPAAVRIDSGDLLESSRAVRRRLDASGLSATRVFASGDLDEHRIADLMAKGAPIDAFGVGTALSTVADAPALGGVYKLVEIERAGRTEPVLKLSQDKATLPGRKQVWRVTGSDGAATRDVIGCLDEAPPARGAPLLAPVMRRGCRLHSALPITTVRERCGRAVDRLPPATLRLEGAVSYRVDVSEPLISLAAMLGFPLG; this is encoded by the coding sequence ATGGCGACCGGACTCTCCACCGACCTGTACCAATTGACGATGGCGGCAGGTTACTTCGAAGGGGACGTCGGGGCCGTCGCCAGCTTCGAGTTGTTCGTGCGGGAACTGCCGCCGGAGCGAGGCTACCTGGTAGCGGCGGGACTCGATCAGGCACTCACGTACCTGGAAGAGTTCCGCTTCACGGCGGACGAGGTCGAGTTCCTCCGGACGGTACCGACACTGCATGGCGCACCAGCGCGTTTCTTCGACGACTACTTGCCGTCATGCCGTTTCACGGGCGATGTCTGGGCGGTCGCGGAGGGAACGCCGGTCTTTCCGAACGAGCCGCTGATCCGCGTGACCGCCCCGATCATCGAGGCTCAGATTGTCGAGACGGCGCTCCTGGCCACCGTGCTTTTTCAGACAGCGGTCGCCAGCCGCGCCTCGCGGATCGTTCGCGCCGCTGCCAACCGGCCTGTCTTCGAGTTCGGCACACGGCGCGCGCATGGCCTGGAATCGGGACTCCTAGCTGCTAGGGCTGCCTGCATCGGGGGTTGTGCGGGAACCTCGAACGTCGAGGCGGGACGCGCCTTCGATCTGCTGCTGTCGGGCACGATGGCGCACTCGTGGGTGATGATGCATGCCACCGAGCGGGAGGCATTCGAGCGTTTCGCCCGGCTCTATGGCGATCAAGCGATCTTGTTGATCGACACCTATGGTCCGATCCGGGCGGTCGATCGAATCGTCGAGGCTGGGCTCACGCCGGCCGCCGTCCGGATCGACAGCGGTGATCTGCTGGAAAGCAGCCGGGCAGTTCGGAGGCGACTGGATGCTTCGGGTCTTTCCGCGACACGAGTATTCGCTAGCGGCGATCTGGACGAACATCGGATTGCGGACTTGATGGCGAAGGGAGCGCCGATCGACGCTTTCGGCGTCGGTACCGCTCTGAGTACGGTTGCCGACGCGCCCGCGCTTGGCGGCGTCTACAAACTGGTCGAGATCGAACGCGCCGGTCGCACCGAACCGGTCCTAAAACTGAGTCAGGACAAGGCGACGCTCCCAGGCAGGAAGCAGGTATGGCGGGTCACTGGCTCGGACGGTGCCGCGACGCGCGACGTGATCGGCTGTCTGGATGAAGCTCCGCCTGCCAGAGGTGCGCCACTCCTTGCTCCCGTAATGCGGAGAGGCTGCCGTCTACATTCGGCCCTTCCGATCACAACCGTCCGCGAGCGATGCGGTCGTGCCGTCGACCGCCTGCCGCCCGCCACGTTGCGGCTGGAGGGGGCCGTTTCCTACCGCGTGGACGTCAGCGAGCCCTTGATTTCTCTCGCCGCCATGCTCGGTTTCCCGCTCGGGTGA